The following are encoded together in the Pseudomonas sediminis genome:
- a CDS encoding Lrp/AsnC family transcriptional regulator has protein sequence MDKLDRYDLNILAELQRNAALSNQELAERIGLSPSPCSRRVKQLEDDGYITGQVALLDRKKLGLSLTAYVLIGMDRHTPERFEHFQDEIRKCPEVLECCLVTGMDADYQLKVVVPDMDHYQKLLLGTLTRIDGVSSVRSSFVLQQILSSTQLPLQHLRD, from the coding sequence ATGGACAAACTCGACCGTTACGACCTGAATATTCTCGCCGAATTGCAGCGCAACGCTGCCCTGTCCAACCAGGAACTCGCCGAACGTATCGGCCTCTCGCCATCGCCCTGCTCGCGCCGAGTCAAGCAGCTGGAAGACGACGGCTACATCACCGGCCAGGTCGCCCTGCTCGACCGCAAGAAGCTCGGCCTGAGCCTGACCGCCTACGTGCTGATCGGCATGGACCGGCACACACCGGAGCGCTTCGAACACTTTCAGGATGAAATCCGCAAATGCCCGGAAGTGCTGGAATGCTGCCTGGTCACCGGTATGGACGCTGACTACCAGCTCAAGGTGGTAGTGCCGGACATGGATCATTACCAGAAGCTGCTGCTAGGCACCCTGACCCGTATCGATGGAGTATCCAGCGTGCGTTCGAGCTTCGTGCTGCAGCAGATTCTGTCCAGCACGCAGTTGCCGTTGCAGCACCTGCGCGACTGA
- a CDS encoding DUF2788 domain-containing protein: protein METEQFEALMMYVLVGGLMLFMFFIIWDLAKKSKAGRLGTAILFLGLGLCLFAFLAKPIITYIIETARGIHG, encoded by the coding sequence ATGGAAACCGAACAATTTGAAGCCCTGATGATGTACGTTCTGGTGGGCGGCCTGATGCTGTTCATGTTCTTCATCATCTGGGACCTAGCGAAGAAGTCCAAGGCCGGCCGCCTCGGTACCGCCATCCTGTTCCTCGGCCTGGGCCTGTGCCTGTTCGCCTTCCTCGCCAAGCCGATCATCACCTACATTATCGAGACCGCGCGCGGCATTCACGGCTGA
- a CDS encoding globin → MSAANLVMQSYGRCCASPDFFDSFYRHFLASSPLIREKFVDTDMSAQKQLLRQGILNLVMHARGMPDTKLRALGESHSRERLDIRPELYDLWLDALLLTIGEHDKECDADVRQAWREVLNKGIAVIKAGY, encoded by the coding sequence ATGAGCGCCGCCAATCTGGTGATGCAAAGCTATGGACGCTGCTGCGCCAGCCCGGACTTCTTCGACAGTTTCTACCGCCACTTCCTCGCCAGCTCGCCGCTGATTCGCGAGAAATTCGTCGACACCGACATGAGCGCGCAGAAGCAGCTGTTGCGTCAGGGCATCCTCAACCTGGTGATGCACGCCCGCGGCATGCCTGACACCAAGCTGCGCGCCCTCGGCGAATCGCACTCGCGGGAGCGCCTGGACATTCGTCCCGAGCTGTACGACCTGTGGCTCGACGCGCTGTTGCTGACCATCGGCGAACACGACAAGGAATGCGACGCAGACGTGCGCCAGGCCTGGCGTGAAGTGCTGAACAAAGGTATCGCCGTGATCAAGGCCGGTTATTGA
- a CDS encoding sensor histidine kinase yields the protein MRLRILVALLLVFALGFGNLAIHLYGTRDELRRTMLELQAHAVTEGIRDENDMGRLPLSYAGEPLGYTLYSAQGEVLWFSENLDRPSRLRTAMLEQGSRWWRWSPIGGRVINVPVRLPDGATLMVTRNDAKERGTIDRLLLERLRQSLLIMLPLGLLSVLLILWLLNWTLRPVRRAADLAASIGPGELNRRIPLTNLPVEIRPLADAANRALDRLAEAFAGERRFVADAAHELRTPLTVLDLRMQEARESERPDWPALEREMRQMRRLVGQLLELARQEGMAGTQQRGEQTSRVSRVIRESVASMLPLFEVRDRELSVDVEDGLVCRGNHDELREVMLNVLENALLHGAGTVRVRGRKSAGNVVIEVCDQGEGVAQDQREAMFQRFSKCCQGSEGTGLGLAIVRRIVENAGGRVAFADGQASTLSILLPVKQA from the coding sequence TTGCGCCTGCGCATCCTGGTTGCTCTGTTGCTGGTGTTCGCATTGGGCTTCGGCAACCTCGCTATTCACCTCTACGGCACTCGTGACGAGCTGCGAAGGACGATGCTGGAGCTTCAGGCGCATGCCGTCACCGAGGGGATACGGGACGAGAACGACATGGGCCGCCTGCCGCTCAGTTATGCCGGGGAGCCATTGGGCTACACCCTTTATTCGGCGCAGGGAGAAGTGCTGTGGTTCTCGGAAAACCTGGATCGACCAAGCCGTTTGCGTACTGCCATGTTGGAGCAGGGAAGTCGCTGGTGGCGCTGGAGCCCAATCGGTGGGCGTGTGATCAATGTTCCGGTGCGCCTGCCTGATGGTGCGACGTTGATGGTGACGCGCAACGATGCGAAAGAGCGCGGGACGATTGATCGTCTGCTGCTCGAACGTCTACGGCAGAGCCTCTTGATCATGCTGCCGCTGGGTCTGTTGTCAGTGCTGTTGATCCTCTGGTTACTCAACTGGACGTTGCGGCCGGTGAGGCGTGCTGCCGATCTGGCTGCTTCCATTGGGCCTGGGGAATTGAACCGACGTATCCCTCTCACCAATTTGCCCGTGGAAATCCGGCCCTTAGCCGACGCGGCCAATCGAGCACTCGATCGTCTGGCTGAGGCCTTTGCTGGTGAACGTCGTTTCGTGGCGGATGCGGCTCACGAACTACGCACGCCACTTACAGTGCTCGACCTGCGCATGCAGGAGGCTCGCGAGAGTGAACGCCCGGATTGGCCGGCCTTGGAGCGTGAAATGCGTCAGATGCGTCGTTTGGTCGGGCAACTGCTCGAACTGGCGCGCCAGGAGGGAATGGCGGGTACGCAGCAGAGGGGCGAGCAGACGAGTCGCGTGTCACGTGTGATCCGTGAGTCAGTGGCGAGCATGCTGCCCTTGTTCGAGGTCAGGGATCGTGAGCTGAGCGTTGACGTTGAGGATGGCTTGGTTTGCCGGGGTAATCACGATGAATTACGCGAGGTGATGCTCAACGTGTTGGAGAATGCCCTGCTGCATGGCGCTGGGACAGTCCGGGTGCGGGGGCGGAAGTCCGCCGGGAATGTCGTCATTGAGGTTTGCGACCAGGGTGAGGGGGTCGCACAAGATCAGCGGGAAGCAATGTTCCAGCGTTTCAGCAAGTGCTGCCAGGGTAGCGAAGGGACCGGGCTTGGCTTGGCCATCGTTCGCCGTATCGTGGAGAACGCCGGTGGCCGCGTTGCTTTCGCCGATGGACAAGCCAGCACGTTAAGTATCCTGCTGCCCGTCAAGCAAGCATGA